In Halorussus limi, a genomic segment contains:
- the kynU gene encoding kynureninase, giving the protein MDADDFELGADFAAERDAADPLAHLADRFYDPDDEWYVDGNSLGLLSADAEDALDRAVSEWKDLAIRGWTDADPPWFHYGERLGDRLAPLVGASEDEVVVANSTTVNIHTLVGTFYDRAEGTKIVVDDLDFPTDHYAVRAQLRQRGADPDEALTVVESRDGRTIEEDDVIDALDDDTALVFLPSVLYRSGQLLDVERITEAAHDRGILAGFDLAHSVGAVPHDLSRTGVDFAVWCSYKYLNAGPGAIAGLYVNEDHFGLRPALAGWWGHEKETQFEMNPTYTPAETAGAYQIGTIPILSSAPLAGSLEIFEAAGEATDSGATDAADASAAAAAGIEAVREKSLRLTAYLMFLVDERLPECEVGTPRDPERRGGHVAVEHPEAYRVGEALKERGVVADFRPPNVVRICPSPLYTGYEDVWEVVEQLKQVVENREYEEYETRGGGVT; this is encoded by the coding sequence ATGGACGCCGACGACTTCGAACTCGGGGCCGACTTCGCCGCCGAACGCGACGCGGCCGACCCGCTGGCCCACCTCGCCGACCGGTTCTACGACCCCGACGACGAGTGGTACGTGGACGGCAACTCGCTGGGCCTGCTGTCGGCCGACGCCGAGGACGCGCTCGACCGAGCGGTCTCCGAGTGGAAGGACCTCGCCATCCGCGGGTGGACCGACGCCGACCCGCCGTGGTTCCACTACGGCGAGCGGTTGGGCGACAGGCTCGCACCGCTCGTCGGTGCGAGCGAGGACGAGGTGGTCGTCGCCAACTCCACGACGGTCAACATCCACACGCTGGTCGGGACCTTCTACGACCGCGCCGAGGGGACCAAAATCGTCGTGGACGACCTCGACTTCCCGACCGACCACTACGCCGTCCGCGCCCAGTTGCGCCAGCGCGGCGCGGACCCCGACGAGGCGCTGACCGTGGTCGAGAGCAGGGACGGCCGGACCATCGAGGAGGACGACGTCATCGACGCGCTGGACGACGACACCGCGCTGGTGTTTCTCCCGTCGGTTCTCTACCGGAGCGGCCAGTTGCTGGACGTGGAGCGCATCACCGAGGCGGCCCACGACCGCGGGATTCTGGCCGGCTTCGACCTCGCCCACTCGGTCGGTGCGGTGCCCCACGACCTCTCGCGAACCGGCGTCGATTTCGCGGTCTGGTGCAGCTACAAGTACCTCAACGCCGGGCCGGGAGCCATCGCGGGCCTCTACGTCAACGAGGACCACTTCGGCCTGCGACCCGCGCTCGCCGGGTGGTGGGGCCACGAGAAGGAGACCCAGTTCGAGATGAACCCGACCTACACGCCCGCCGAGACCGCCGGAGCCTACCAAATCGGGACGATTCCGATTCTCTCGTCCGCGCCGCTCGCGGGGTCGCTGGAGATTTTCGAGGCGGCGGGTGAGGCGACCGATTCCGGGGCGACCGACGCCGCCGACGCGAGCGCCGCCGCTGCCGCCGGCATCGAGGCGGTCCGCGAGAAGTCGCTCCGACTCACCGCGTACCTGATGTTCCTCGTGGACGAGCGCCTGCCCGAGTGCGAGGTCGGCACGCCCCGCGACCCCGAACGCCGGGGCGGCCACGTCGCCGTCGAGCATCCCGAGGCTTACCGGGTCGGCGAGGCGCTGAAAGAGCGGGGCGTCGTCGCGGACTTCCGCCCGCCGAACGTGGTCCGCATCTGCCCGTCGCCGCTCTACACCGGCTACGAGGACGTGTGGGAGGTCGTCGAGCAGTTGAAGCAGGTCGTGGAGAATCGGGAGTACGAGGAGTACGAGACGCGGGGCGGCGGGGTGACGTGA
- a CDS encoding DUF6920 family protein yields MRVTTALKGLGAAAVGVGAAAAVGRARFDRETAALTDELLADAEGRPERAVAGERRIVTDTDRTVTNDDLAGLPDPVGDYLDHAIRDGRSYVRTVRLEQRGEFRLGGADAPWKPLEATQRFTVRPPGFVWDATVELAPFVPIRAVDAYVGGSGSLRAAVFGSLPVANADPGPALDEGELLRYLAETVWFPTALVPGEGVEWEARDDDSALATVEHGDATASAVFHFGDDHRVERIAAERPRATDDGGYERRAWTVRLRNYRERNGLLVPTEGEVEWNLPDGDLPYWRAEITEIEYLPAE; encoded by the coding sequence ATGCGAGTCACGACCGCCCTGAAGGGACTCGGCGCGGCCGCGGTCGGTGTCGGCGCGGCCGCCGCGGTCGGCCGCGCCCGCTTCGACCGGGAGACCGCCGCTCTCACGGACGAACTGCTCGCGGACGCCGAGGGCCGCCCCGAGCGAGCGGTCGCTGGCGAGCGCCGAATCGTCACGGACACCGACCGCACGGTCACGAACGACGACTTGGCGGGTCTGCCCGACCCGGTCGGCGACTACCTCGACCACGCGATTCGGGACGGGCGGTCGTACGTCCGGACGGTCCGACTGGAACAGCGCGGCGAGTTCCGACTCGGCGGGGCCGACGCGCCGTGGAAACCGCTCGAAGCCACCCAGCGGTTCACCGTCCGGCCGCCGGGGTTCGTCTGGGACGCGACCGTCGAACTGGCCCCGTTCGTTCCGATTCGGGCCGTGGACGCCTACGTCGGCGGCTCGGGGTCGCTCCGCGCCGCGGTTTTCGGGTCGCTCCCGGTCGCGAACGCCGACCCCGGCCCGGCGCTCGACGAGGGCGAACTCCTCCGGTATCTCGCCGAGACGGTCTGGTTCCCGACCGCGCTCGTCCCCGGCGAGGGCGTCGAGTGGGAGGCGAGAGACGACGACTCGGCGCTGGCGACCGTCGAACACGGCGACGCGACGGCGAGCGCGGTGTTCCACTTCGGCGACGACCACCGAGTCGAGCGCATCGCGGCCGAACGCCCGCGAGCGACCGACGACGGAGGTTACGAGCGGAGGGCGTGGACGGTCCGTCTCCGGAACTACCGGGAGCGAAACGGCCTGCTCGTCCCGACCGAAGGCGAAGTCGAGTGGAACCTGCCCGACGGCGACCTGCCCTACTGGCGGGCCGAAATAACCGAAATCGAGTACCTGCCCGCGGAGTAG
- a CDS encoding alpha/beta hydrolase, which translates to MTEPLRTELDPEVAEVVADIESAGVPEWSAMSVESARRVEDEVFSGGDPPEVGFVRELAIPGQDASAGEIPIRVYRHEEIANSDRAPVLVYYHGGGWVLGTLDSIDGVCRRLARRGECVVVSVDYRLAPEHPFPAAVEDADAALRWVADRAESFGGDPERLAVGGTSAGGNLAAVTALRSRETGGPRLSRQFLFYPITDYAFDTDSYAENGDGPLLTEADMRWFWDRYLRSEVDGANPYAAPLRAPDLSGLPPATVVTCGFDPLRDEGVAYAERLAEAGVEVRHDHHPDQPHGFLSTSESVSAADEALDDIGAELRSL; encoded by the coding sequence ATGACCGAACCCCTGCGCACCGAACTGGACCCGGAGGTAGCCGAAGTCGTCGCGGACATCGAGTCCGCGGGCGTCCCCGAGTGGTCGGCCATGTCGGTCGAGTCCGCCCGGCGAGTCGAGGACGAGGTCTTCTCCGGCGGCGACCCGCCGGAGGTCGGGTTCGTGCGCGAGTTGGCGATTCCGGGGCAGGACGCGTCGGCGGGAGAGATTCCGATTCGGGTCTACCGCCACGAGGAGATCGCGAACTCGGACCGCGCGCCCGTTCTCGTCTACTACCACGGCGGCGGGTGGGTTCTCGGCACGCTCGACTCCATCGACGGCGTCTGTCGCCGCCTCGCCCGCCGCGGGGAGTGCGTCGTCGTCTCGGTCGATTACCGACTTGCGCCCGAACACCCGTTCCCCGCCGCGGTCGAGGACGCCGACGCCGCGCTCCGGTGGGTCGCCGACCGCGCCGAGTCGTTCGGCGGCGACCCCGAGCGCCTCGCGGTCGGCGGGACCAGCGCGGGCGGGAATCTGGCCGCCGTGACCGCCCTGCGGTCGAGGGAGACCGGCGGGCCGCGACTGTCCCGCCAGTTCCTCTTCTACCCCATCACCGACTACGCCTTCGACACCGATTCCTACGCCGAGAACGGCGACGGACCGCTCCTGACAGAGGCGGACATGCGGTGGTTCTGGGACCGCTACCTCCGGAGCGAGGTGGACGGCGCGAACCCCTACGCCGCGCCGCTCCGCGCGCCCGACCTCTCGGGACTCCCGCCCGCGACGGTCGTGACCTGCGGATTCGACCCGCTCCGCGACGAGGGCGTGGCCTACGCGGAGCGACTCGCGGAGGCGGGCGTCGAGGTCCGCCACGACCACCACCCCGACCAGCCTCACGGGTTCCTCAGCACGTCCGAGTCGGTTTCCGCGGCGGACGAGGCGCTGGACGACATCGGCGCGGAGTTGCGGTCGCTGTAG
- a CDS encoding signal recognition particle protein Srp54, which translates to MVLDDLGSSLRDSLGQLSGQSRVTEEDVEDIVKEIQRSLLQADVEVSLVMDLSDSIKERALEEESPAGTSARDHVLSIVYEEMVDLVGDSTEIPLENQTILLAGLQGSGKTTTSAKMAWWFAKKGLRPAIVQTDTFRPGAYDQAKEMASRAEVDFYGDPDEEDPVEIARKGLEATSEADVHIVDTAGRHALEDDLIDEIEEIERVAEPDRNLLVLDAAIGQGAKDQARQFDDSIGIDGVAITKLDGTAKGGGALTAVNETDSSIAFLGTGEEVRDIERFEPSGFISRLLGMGDLKQLTERVERAMEETQQEEEDWDPEDMLKGEFTLKDMRRQMQAMNNMGPLDQVMDMIPGMGGGGGLMDELPDDAMDVTQDRMRSFEVIMDSMTELELENPRAIGASQVERIARGSGKDEERVRELLEQHKMMSQTLKQFQGMGQGNMERMMKKMQGGGGGGGGGMGGMGPFGD; encoded by the coding sequence ATGGTACTCGACGACTTGGGAAGTTCCCTCCGCGACTCCCTCGGCCAACTCAGCGGGCAGTCCCGCGTGACCGAGGAGGACGTGGAGGACATCGTCAAGGAGATTCAGCGGTCGCTCCTGCAGGCCGACGTGGAAGTCAGCCTCGTGATGGACCTCTCGGACTCCATCAAGGAGCGCGCGCTGGAGGAGGAGTCCCCGGCGGGCACCTCCGCTCGGGACCACGTCCTGAGCATCGTCTACGAGGAGATGGTGGACCTCGTCGGCGACAGCACCGAGATTCCGCTGGAGAACCAGACCATCCTGCTGGCCGGTCTGCAGGGGTCGGGGAAGACGACCACGTCCGCGAAGATGGCGTGGTGGTTCGCCAAGAAAGGACTCCGGCCCGCAATCGTCCAGACCGACACCTTCCGGCCCGGCGCGTACGACCAGGCCAAGGAGATGGCGAGTCGCGCCGAGGTGGACTTCTACGGCGACCCCGACGAGGAGGACCCCGTGGAAATCGCCCGGAAGGGCCTCGAAGCGACCAGCGAGGCCGACGTTCACATCGTGGACACCGCGGGTCGGCACGCGCTCGAAGACGACCTCATCGACGAAATCGAGGAGATAGAGCGCGTGGCCGAACCCGACCGGAACCTGCTTGTCCTCGACGCCGCCATCGGGCAGGGAGCGAAGGACCAGGCCCGCCAGTTCGACGACTCCATCGGCATCGACGGCGTCGCCATCACGAAACTCGACGGGACCGCGAAGGGTGGCGGGGCGCTGACCGCGGTCAACGAGACCGACTCCTCCATCGCCTTCCTCGGGACCGGCGAGGAGGTCCGGGACATCGAGCGGTTCGAGCCGTCGGGATTCATCTCGCGCCTGCTCGGCATGGGCGACCTCAAGCAGTTGACCGAGCGCGTCGAGCGCGCGATGGAGGAGACCCAGCAGGAAGAGGAGGACTGGGACCCCGAGGACATGCTGAAGGGCGAGTTCACCCTGAAGGACATGCGCCGACAGATGCAGGCGATGAACAACATGGGACCGCTCGACCAGGTCATGGACATGATTCCCGGCATGGGCGGCGGTGGCGGCCTGATGGACGAACTCCCCGACGACGCCATGGACGTGACCCAGGACCGCATGCGAAGCTTCGAGGTCATCATGGACTCGATGACCGAGTTGGAACTCGAGAACCCCCGCGCCATCGGCGCGAGTCAGGTCGAGCGCATCGCTCGCGGGAGCGGGAAGGACGAGGAGCGCGTGCGCGAACTCCTCGAACAGCACAAGATGATGTCCCAGACGCTCAAGCAGTTCCAGGGCATGGGTCAGGGCAACATGGAGCGCATGATGAAGAAGATGCAGGGCGGCGGCGGTGGCGGTGGCGGCGGCATGGGCGGCATGGGGCCGTTCGGCGACTGA
- a CDS encoding magnesium transporter translates to MSVRDVAAQAYREALPALAASVVGGLFAGVVLGGMRAELRAVPGLLVLVPALLATRGNVYGSLGARLSTGLHQGLVEPAFGYDDRLAAAVAAALANGILASLFAAVVAVLVLTLLAEPVASVATLLAIAFVAGLLSGLALTVAVVSVVFVGFRRGYNPDTLVGPLVTTTGDVFGIAFLLLAVRFVLALGGA, encoded by the coding sequence ATGTCCGTCCGCGACGTCGCCGCGCAGGCGTATCGAGAGGCCCTCCCCGCGCTGGCCGCGAGCGTGGTCGGCGGCCTGTTCGCCGGGGTCGTCCTCGGCGGGATGCGCGCGGAGTTGCGGGCCGTCCCGGGCCTGCTCGTCCTCGTGCCGGCGCTGCTGGCCACCCGCGGGAACGTCTACGGGTCGCTCGGCGCGCGACTCTCGACCGGTCTCCATCAGGGGTTGGTCGAACCCGCGTTCGGCTACGACGACCGACTGGCCGCGGCCGTGGCCGCGGCGCTGGCCAACGGAATCCTGGCCAGTCTCTTCGCGGCGGTCGTGGCGGTTCTGGTGCTCACCCTGCTCGCCGAACCGGTCGCGTCCGTGGCGACGCTGTTGGCCATCGCGTTCGTCGCGGGCCTGCTCTCGGGCCTCGCGCTGACGGTCGCGGTGGTCTCGGTCGTCTTCGTCGGCTTCCGGCGGGGGTACAACCCCGACACGCTGGTCGGCCCGCTGGTGACGACGACCGGCGACGTGTTCGGTATCGCCTTCCTCCTGTTGGCCGTCCGGTTCGTCCTCGCGCTGGGAGGGGCGTAG
- a CDS encoding magnesium transporter, whose translation MQTEWSVRAITRATLPVLLGLTVVEIGSGLVLGSFETTLLTYPSLLTLVPVTIGTAGNLGSILAARLSTAFHLGTLSFDPADDQLAGNAVATVALALTIFPVVGAGAWALSLALGNAQLALSTVVAVALASGAALSLIAVAVTLVATYAAYRFELDPDDVVIPVVTNVCDVLGVVVLFAVVQVLV comes from the coding sequence ATGCAGACGGAGTGGAGCGTCCGGGCGATTACGCGGGCGACGCTCCCGGTTTTGCTCGGACTCACGGTGGTCGAAATCGGGAGCGGACTCGTGTTGGGGTCGTTCGAGACGACGCTGTTGACCTACCCCTCTCTCCTAACGCTCGTTCCCGTGACCATCGGGACGGCCGGGAACCTCGGGAGCATCCTCGCGGCGCGACTCTCGACGGCGTTCCACCTCGGGACGCTCTCGTTCGACCCCGCGGACGACCAACTCGCGGGCAACGCGGTGGCGACGGTGGCGCTCGCGCTGACCATCTTCCCGGTCGTGGGCGCGGGCGCGTGGGCGCTATCGCTCGCGCTCGGGAACGCGCAATTGGCGCTGAGTACGGTTGTGGCGGTGGCACTGGCCAGCGGCGCGGCGCTCTCGCTCATCGCCGTCGCCGTGACGCTGGTGGCGACCTACGCGGCGTACCGCTTCGAGTTGGACCCCGACGACGTGGTGATTCCCGTCGTCACGAACGTCTGCGACGTACTCGGCGTCGTGGTGCTGTTCGCGGTGGTGCAGGTGTTGGTGTGA